The Salminus brasiliensis chromosome 4, fSalBra1.hap2, whole genome shotgun sequence nucleotide sequence AAGGAGTTCCCTacctaatcaaacacacaggcaCGCGTCCGCACACAGGTGGAAGTCCCAGCTACTGGCCTGCTTATTCAACCAGAGCGACAAAGCAGCATTCAAGCCCTTTGTCTACGCCTGGGCCGTGTCTCGAATGACTCCCTCACACCCCCCCCGATCCTTTCTTAACAGCCGTCATTCGAGTATGGCGTGTGCAGCcgtatctgtgtgtgttgcgTTATGCTTAGTAGCAGCTGCCATCTAGTCACTCCACTAGTGCAATGTTCAGCTGACCCCAGTAACCCTGCAGTCCAATCTACAGCATTTCATTACATAGTCTGAGAGTTGTTGAATTGTGTACATGTGGATAAACTTAttagtggacaccccttctactgaatttactcagctactttgagttttatgttgctcccattgctgctctagtccttgtagagagcactgtttctcaaccctggttctggaggcaccctgccctgcacattttagtgctttccttGCTCCCGactcacctgattcaactaaccAGCTCATTGTCGCGCCCTTTCAGAGCTGCAGGGTGGGCGTTAAAGCAGTAGGAACCTatgcctgatgccaggcgtggactacagaggtataaagctccccaagcattgagctgtagagccgtggaagaacagtgttctcttgaatgatggtttgtactccatccaatacttttcagatgaggtggagtggtgatcatgcGCTCTTGTCGcccaatgcaatcaaatcctcacaacagtgctccttcaaaatgtagttgaaagccttctttcctggacagtagagacagttactccaacaaaagctggatgaaCTCTTCTGCGGTTGTGTCATGGGATCACATTTGGGCGGGGGGGGGGTTGCTACATTGAAGCACAGTTAATGTATAAATCTGGCTCAGTAGTGTTTAGTGCATAGTTACAGGTGAATGACACTATCTACAGCTGTACCAATGTTGTTAGTAGTTTATTTAGtagtttatatataataataaaatgtaattccTGTGTTGAGTACTAACGCTctccttttctgtctttttacaGAACGAGGGGTGTGTCTCCCCACTGTGTCGCTGTGGATACTCTTCGTTTATATTGAGGCAGCTATAAGATTCAaagatctgaaagatttccatgTGGATCTATGTCGTCCATTCGCAGCGCACTGGTAAGACGTCGGCCAAGAAAAACTCAAGTAGTGACTTTCAGATCGACGTGGCCGTGTGTTGCGTCGCTTACTGGTTTTCACCACGACTTCACACATAATTCCATGTCAGTCCGTTCCCTTTGGGATCAGTAAAGATCTGTGTGCTTATTGACTGAGCCATcgatctgtttgttttgtggtcaccttctaatgaatgcgttcagttagtatgaagccccccccagtattgagctgtggagcagtgcagctGTGTACCCTGCAGtcatgatggtgctccatccaattcttttgggatgagttgaggagttgaagATGAGGTCAGATGCTGATCGTCCAAcactcctgacctcactaaagctcaatcctcacagcagtgctcctctataatctagtagaaagccttcttccctggaccgtagagacagttactccgacaaaagcaggattgactctttttaatacccttcataTCAGATCCAacaaaatgagcaggtgtcccaatacttttgtttgtgTATCTGTTGAGAAAGATCTGGTGATCTTTCTATCCCTCTTTATTTCTGTCTATCTCTAGCTATGCATCAAAGACCCAgtttactcctggtcacttcatgcgtcttaAGTATGAGGATTaagtgcaagtgtaaacacactcagtTTACCATCACTcagaccacttcaggaggaggtctgagatGCACAGGTTACAGCCGATTAACGGCATCCAAGTCCACAatccaaacaccagtaataattgcaatGCAACAAGCAAACCTGCATATTTCGTCCCACACAGTGGTCAGATTTCAGTCAGGCTAACAGGAGCCACAATTAACCACcctgtgtaaatgcatgtggctaaaatcttatcaggagaCAACCCAGAATTAAACAAGGCCTATGTGTCTATGTCCCCCTTTTGTGTTACGAAGAAGTGATGATTACAGTAAAGCCCTTAATAAATAACAGTGCAGAAATTGTAATGCTTGTAATTATTGCACCAAAGTGAAGCACATACAAACCTGATTGTCACATTAGGCGGACATCAATTGCACTGTCAGCATCACGTTAGAGGAACTCCGCTTGTATAGCGCCTGTTGGTGTAGTTGGCATATTAACGCATGGAAGTGAGAAGCTCCATGGATTTTTTTCAGTGCTTCAGACACTACGAGGCGACATGCTCAGTGAAAACTGCcggatccccagctccactgcaccggCTAACAgacggccaacatcgcttaagagtgatttTGGGTAGAGTGCgctatctacccacccggagagcgagcacggccaattgtgatctctcagactccggccactgatggcaaagcagctgGCTCTGGATCCGAGCTTGTGACCTCTGGGCCATAGTGGTTGCACATTAGACTGTTGAGCCTCTTAGAGTTGAAGAAGCAAACGTAAGATCCTGAGCTTGTCTCGGCTGGTCGACTGTATCTGGGGTCAGCGATTAATTGAGCTCTTTTGAATATTTGAGCTGGGTCAAATGAGCTGGGTTATTTCTACCAGCCCTGCTGGAATGATGGTCTCCTGACTTGTATGATGTGGTGATTTAGGAGGTTGTGCTGCTGTCTGCTGTGAGTTGGACTATTTAAAGCTCCCAGCAGTTCAGGCGCATTGCTGATTCTCACACTTCCTTCACTCCAACTCACTTCCTTTTTCCCCCACTAGTGTAAGCTATAGGAAATGCGTCCTAGAAAATCTTGAGGTGCTTCCAGCTCTGTGCTGATGTATTTAAATGAGGCCTGGTCCTACATTCACTGATGTGTATGGTGTGAAGGATTTCTGAATCTTTACTGTAATGACTATTTAATGACTATCATCTTACTGTGCATCTCGAGTCTCCAAGTGAAAGTGTGTGTCATGCAGTGTGAACTCTATAACTTACCTGGCGTTTCCCCtgttgtctgtctctctctttctctgtagtATTGGGTACCCAGTGGTGACGCTGGGCTTTGGCTTCAAGAGCTATGTGAGCTACAAGATGCGTCTGCGGAAGCAGAAGGAGGTGCAGAAGGAGAACGAGTTCTACATGCAGCTCCTCCAGCAAGCCCTTCCTCCAGAACAGCAGATGCTGcagaaacaggagagagaagctgaagaAGGTAAGCAATTGAGGGGCTGGTAGGATGGATATGGCTAGAAAATATGATATTCTACTATAATTGTTCAGGTTATGAGTCATTTCTAAGAGAGCATTGTTCCAGCCTTCTCTTCGCCCGTCTGTCCCGCTCTCAATCTCACTCTTATCTCTGCTCTCCTAGCCGCAGCAGCCAAAGGCGTCCACGACGCCGACTCCCCTCCAGCAACTCAGAACGGCTCGGCCGGAGGCAAGAAGCCCGCGTCCAGTACGTTACCGGAGCTGGAGTAccgggagaaagaaagaggcaaGGGCGAGAGCCGGGAGTCCAAGAAACAAcacaaccagaaccagaaccatcacaacagcagcagcagcagcatcctgCCAGTAGTGGACTATAAAGCTCAGGAGCTGGAGTACATGGAGAATCACGTGAGCAGTAAGAGACTGAGCGGCTCGGAGCTGCTGGGCAGCACAGAGAATCTGCTCCTGAAAGAGGACAACTCTTCGTCCTCATGCTCATCGTCCTCCTCCAACTCCACCGCCTCCAAAAATTACAAAAACGCAAGTGGCGGAGGCGGGGCCGGCGGTAACTCGTCACCCCGAGGCCACGGCACGGCCAATGGCAGCGTGCCCTCCTCGGGCGGGCAGTCGACGTCCTCCTCCTCGGGGAAGGGCGAGAAAAAGCAGAAGTGTGGCGGTGGGAAGGGAGCTGGGTCCCACCGAGATCCTGTGGAGAACTGCATCCCTAATAACCAGCTCAGCAAACCTGAGGCGCTGGTCAGGTAAAACGGACATGCCGACACACACAAGCACTCAAATTTTACACAACAGAAAGCAAGGAGGCGGTGAACCTGATCTTACATACACACCAGAACCATAACCTAATGTCTGTTGTTTTAAGGTTTacaaattaaagcaacattatgtagcaattttaccttaaaatagcagcttcagaatcacatTGATTCTCCACTGAAGCccacatcattttttttttagattctgcttctgtatctctcagctttgCCAGAAATTCATGTAAGCGTGTCCTCCTTGATAAGTAGCTAAAACTGtgaactgtagggggagcccaggagcaggtAATTCCAGTTTTCCATACTGCTTCTTTAAACTCATGAATAACTTTTGAAACTATTTTTAAAACTATTccgtctttttttatttctgttacATTTTAGATATGTTAGCTAGAATGGAAGCCCTGGTAGCTCCAGGGCTTCAGTGGTGATGCCACAAGAACATAAAATTCCTTGCTTTTCCGGGATGGCTGgaatggccctccctctccccattTCTCGGTGTGATGCTAGCCACACAGAAGGCTTTTTGGCTAACTTGACAGAACCTGCTGTTAGTGTTCTCCTCAAAGATCAGCTGTTTAGCTCTCTGAAGACACTGTGAAAGTAAGATTTCTACAAGACCCTGTGTTTCGCATGCTGCCTCTGAGCATACATACTTAAGCacagtacataaaaaaaaacctacatGCTCAGTCCTTAACAACTTTTGTTCTTTTCAGAGGTCATATGGCTGCATTTATGAACCAAAAAAAACCTTGTGTGCTAGATATGAGGAAGTTTGTGGTTTGAGTTGGCTGAAATCTGAAACCCAGTTAGTATCTGCTGTCTGTTGCTTTCAGCTCCTGATTAAAAACTGCTTATTTAGAGATGGGAGATTAAGTAGCAGCATGTTTAACTATTAGAGAGTTTGTAAGTCTTCAGGGCTGCAGGAACACTACATTAACCACTCTCAGTTTTTAGCGTTCATGTTTAACCTGACGTTCCGTTTATATCCAGAGTGATATTTATGAACATGAGTCAGATGAGTAATGCAGTGTTCATACAGGTTCGTTTTGGACACATTTAGAGGTCTTAATTGTCCATACGGTCGTGGCTGCCTTCTGACTAGAATAGACGCAGAGGTATAATTATTGCGAAGGATTAGCTAATCCAgcttttcattcattcatattctTTAAGAGTAACTGCCCCATATGTCTCGCCACCAGGCTGGAGCAGGACGTAAAGAAGCTGAAGGCGGACCTGCAGGCGAGCAGGCAGACAGAGCAGGACCTTCGCAGCCAGCTGGGCTCCCTGGGCAGCTCGGAGCGCAGCATACGCTCAGAGCTCAGCCAGCTCCGCCAGGAGAACGAACTGCTGCAGAACAAGTAAGACACCGGTCTGTGAGATCAGAGTAGTATGTTGGTGTCCTGCAGCACCGGTGACGACAATAGCATTTTTACTGTGTGCATCATGCATGTTAGGCTCCACAACGCTGTACAAGCAAAGCAGAAGGATAAACAGACGTTGGGGCAGCTGGAAAAGCGGCTAAAGGCCGAACAGGAGGCGCGAGCGGCAGCAGAGCGGCAGCTGTCGGAAGAGAAAAAGCGCAAGAAGCTGGAGGAGGCCACAGCAGCCAGGGCTGTAGCTCTCGCCGCCGCTTCCAGGTAACCCGTCACCTAAAAACTCAGGAGGCAAACCTGGGTTAAACTGCGTGATTTATCTTGGTGTGTGGTAAAGCAGTAAATGCAGCTACAGCTGTGTGGTCCCTAAAGGCTGTCGCTGAGGTTGGGGTGGATTTGGGGGGGCGGCTCATGTGCTGGCTCTGTTGCATTCTCATGCAGGTGGAGGCTATGTCCTGATGGTCTCAGGTCGCCAG carries:
- the maco1b gene encoding macoilin-2 — encoded protein: MKRRNADCSKLRRPLKRNRIAEGIYGSTFLYLKFLVVWALVLLADFVLEFRFEYLWPFWLFIRSVYDSFRYQGLAFSVFFVCVAFTSDIICLLFIPVQWLFFAASTYVWVQYVWHTERGVCLPTVSLWILFVYIEAAIRFKDLKDFHVDLCRPFAAHCIGYPVVTLGFGFKSYVSYKMRLRKQKEVQKENEFYMQLLQQALPPEQQMLQKQEREAEEAAAAKGVHDADSPPATQNGSAGGKKPASSTLPELEYREKERGKGESRESKKQHNQNQNHHNSSSSSILPVVDYKAQELEYMENHVSSKRLSGSELLGSTENLLLKEDNSSSSCSSSSSNSTASKNYKNASGGGGAGGNSSPRGHGTANGSVPSSGGQSTSSSSGKGEKKQKCGGGKGAGSHRDPVENCIPNNQLSKPEALVRLEQDVKKLKADLQASRQTEQDLRSQLGSLGSSERSIRSELSQLRQENELLQNKLHNAVQAKQKDKQTLGQLEKRLKAEQEARAAAERQLSEEKKRKKLEEATAARAVALAAASRGECTESLRRRISELEAECKKLTLDIKVKEDQIHDLELKVQELHKYKENEKDTEVLMSALSAMQDKTQHLENSLSAETRIKLDLFSALGDAKRQLEIAQGQILQKDQEIKDLKQKIAEVMAVMPSIAYSADTSNMNPVAPHYSSKFMDTSPSGLDPNASVYQPLKK